Proteins encoded by one window of Thermobaculum terrenum ATCC BAA-798:
- the nadC gene encoding carboxylating nicotinate-nucleotide diphosphorylase, whose translation MTYYQNVVREIVKNALHEDLGNGDLTSEATIPEDLEACGKIIAREDMVVAGLEVAKATFEEVLGNNLIFESFTNNGCAIRADTCIGYVKGSARGLLAAERVALNFLMRLCGIATLTRQYVEAVKGTKAKIVDTRKTTPGLRTLEKAAVVAGGGNNHRFGLYDGILIKDNHISLAGGVEQAIRAARSRATHTLRIEVEVEDMDQLHEALRAGADVILLDNMSPAQVKEATQLIKSFDNRIIVEVSGGINLSNVRDYAEAGVDIISVGALTHSARAMDISLDITPVTNQ comes from the coding sequence ATGACCTACTACCAGAACGTGGTACGGGAAATAGTAAAAAACGCTCTACACGAAGATTTAGGTAATGGGGATCTGACGTCCGAAGCAACCATACCAGAAGATCTAGAAGCCTGTGGAAAAATCATAGCTAGGGAAGACATGGTAGTCGCTGGCTTAGAAGTAGCCAAGGCAACATTTGAGGAAGTACTGGGCAACAACCTGATATTCGAGTCGTTTACCAATAACGGGTGTGCTATTAGAGCCGACACCTGCATTGGTTATGTAAAAGGATCTGCTAGAGGTCTGCTTGCAGCAGAAAGAGTAGCTCTGAATTTTCTCATGCGGTTGTGTGGCATAGCTACACTGACTAGACAATACGTAGAAGCTGTAAAGGGCACTAAAGCTAAGATTGTAGATACCCGCAAAACAACCCCAGGACTAAGAACTCTCGAAAAAGCAGCGGTAGTAGCAGGAGGAGGAAACAACCATAGATTCGGCCTTTACGATGGCATACTAATCAAAGATAACCACATATCTCTAGCCGGCGGTGTAGAGCAAGCCATTAGAGCTGCTAGGTCCAGAGCTACTCATACACTCCGGATCGAGGTGGAAGTAGAGGATATGGATCAACTTCATGAAGCATTGAGAGCCGGAGCTGATGTTATCCTCCTTGACAACATGTCACCCGCACAGGTCAAAGAGGCAACACAGCTTATAAAGAGCTTTGATAACAGGATAATCGTGGAGGTATCTGGAGGCATCAATCTAAGCAATGTGAGGGATTACGCAGAAGCTGGTGTGGATATTATATCGGTAGGTGCGCTGACCCATTCCGCAAGGGCTATGGATATATCTCTCGATATAACGCCAGTGACAAATCAATAA